One window of the Salvia splendens isolate huo1 chromosome 1, SspV2, whole genome shotgun sequence genome contains the following:
- the LOC121798380 gene encoding uncharacterized protein LOC121798380, with protein sequence MKQGLISWRHAISISPPLLLIPGTTIPKPKFPTISVTLNSVEESPATGRERRQMRKERREGKPAYNWKEEVEMKLIKKPKKRYVSWMEELNLDNLALLGPQWWVVRVSRVSGHETAERVARLMARTFPNMEFKVYSPSFQIKRKLKNGTLSVKPKPIFPGCMFLKCVMNKEVHDFIRECDGVGGFIGSKVGNTKRQINKPRPVDEDDMEAIFKQAKEEQVKADQAFEEEQLKAEASNPEKLGVDSPLVSQNIAQTKPLKKTGGRGRKSRKETTEGMTISIKLGLTVQVMSGAFAGFSGTLKKFDSKTGLATVGFTLFGKETLADIDAKEIVAETS encoded by the exons atgaagcaaGGACTTATCTCATGGCGTCACGCAATATCCATCTCACCCCCTCTCCTGCTAATTCCTGGAACCACAATCCCCAAACCCAAATTCCCAACAATCAGCGTGACCCTTAATTCAGTGGAGGAGAGCCCGGCGACGGGTAGAGAGAGGCGGCAGATGAGgaaggagagaagagagggaaaGCCCGCCTACAACTGGAAGGAAGAGGTCGAGATGAAGCTCATCAAGAAGCCCAAGAAGCGTTACGTCTCTTGGATGGAGGAGCTCAATTTGGACAATCTCGCTTTGCTCGGCCCTCAATGGTGGGTCGTCCGAGTTTCCAGAGTCTCGGGCCACGAAACGGCCGAAAGAGTGGCCCGTTTAATGGCCCGGACCTTCCCCAACATGGAATTCAAG GTTTACAGTCCATCCTtccaaattaaaagaaaattgaaaaatggcACACTCTCTGTTAAACCAAAACCAATCTTCCCTGGATGTATGTTTCTCAAGTGTGTGATGAACAAGGAGGTACATGACTTCATACGAGAATGTGATGGGGTTGGCGGGTTTATTGGATCAAAGGTTGGAAATAC AAAGCGCCAGATCAATAAGCCTAGGCCAGTTGATGAAGATGACATGGAAGCTATATTCAAACAAGCAAAGGAAGAGCAGGTAAAAGCTGATCAAGCATTTGAAGAAGAGCAATTAAAGGCCGAAGCTTCCAATCCTGAGAAACTTGGTGTAGATTCTCCTTTAGTCTCCCAAAATATTGCACAGACAAAACCCTTAAAAAAGACTGGTGGCAGAGGTAGAAAGAGTCGGAAAGAGACAACAGAGGGAATGACTATCTCCATAAAGCTTGGTTTGACTGTACAAGTTATGTCTGGGGCATTTGCTGGATTTTCTGGCACCCTTAAGAAGTTTGATAGCAAGACCGGGCTG GCGACCGTTGGGTTTACACTTTTTGGGAAGGAAACTTTAGCGGATATAGACGCCAAGGAAATTGTTGCTGAGACGAGTTGA
- the LOC121798395 gene encoding L-type lectin-domain containing receptor kinase VIII.2-like, producing the protein MVAFSSSRYLLAFLLLNLYLKLMDADPNLTFYFKNFGKGSNFESQLALFGDAKVGRDNFSVQISGSGVSTAGRFVCKKPLNLVHEKSRKMVSFSNYFAFSMSGVNGDGLAFVMLPSQFPLSVFDGGEMGFLGERKMKFLAVEFDTFKNEKHGDLNGNHVGIDVGSPVSVKVSNVSSINLVLNGGEKLQAWIDYEASSKRFEVRLSKFGESRPLHPLLTYSIDLSKMWGDENVVVGLSSSSANASQKISVHSWSFKARIMPQWMHSQPLDPLHFVGKEEEMKVRKRSDCTLRVLSALVLGTGCGALGAFLVLLLWTILGDRRPIVPEEFAVQQPKELGYKKFDVCVDKTVEDGKV; encoded by the coding sequence ATGGTTGCATTTTCTTCCTCCAGGTACCTATTAGCCTTCTTACTGCTCAATCTTTACCTCAAACTTATGGATGCCGATCCGAATTTAACCTTTTATTTCAAGAATTTTGGTAAAGGCTCCAACTTTGAGTCACAGCTTGCCCTGTTTGGGGATGCTAAGGTTGGAAGGGACAACTTTTCTGTTCAAATTTCTGGGTCTGGTGTTTCTACTGCTGGTAGGTTTGTCTGCAAGAAGCCCCTTAATCTTGTTCatgaaaaatcaagaaaaatggTTTCTTTTTCGAATTACTTTGCATTTTCCATGTCTGGGGTAAATGGGGATGGGTTGGCTTTTGTGATGCTCCCTTCTCAATTTCCTTTGAGTGTTTTTGATGGTGGAGAGATGGGATTTttaggagagagaaagatgaaGTTTCTTGCAGTTGAATTCGATACTTTTAAGAATGAAAAGCATGGAGATTTGAATGGTAATCATGTTGGGATAGATGTTGGTAGTCCTGTCTCTGTTAAAGTGAGCAATGTTTCATCCATCAATCTGGTGCTAAATGGTGGAGAGAAGTTGCAAGCTTGGATTGATTATGAAGCAAGTAGTAAAAGATTTGAGGTTAGGTTGAGCAAATTTGGTGAGAGTAGGCCACTGCATCCATTGCTCACTTACTCCATTGATCTTTCCAAAATGTGGGGAGatgaaaatgttgttgtggGATTGAGCTCATCGAGCGCCAACGCATCCCAGAAAATCAGCGTCCACTCGTGGAGTTTCAAGGCAAGAATCATGCCACAATGGATGCATTCCCAACCCTTGGATCCACTGCACTTCGTGGGGAAGGAGGAAGAGATGAAAGTTCGAAAGAGAAGTGACTGCACGTTGAGAGTCCTTTCCGCGTTGGTGTTGGGCACTGGATGTGGAGCTCTGGGGGCGTTCCTAGTGTTGCTCCTGTGGACTATCTTGGGTGATAGGCGCCCCATCGTGCCAGAGGAATTCGCTGTTCAACAACCTAAGGAGTTGgggtacaagaagtttgatgtttGTGTAGATAAAACCGTCGAAGATGGTAAGGTTTAG
- the LOC121773482 gene encoding universal stress protein in QAH/OAS sulfhydrylase 3'region-like — MEKGIGEAFSSIPEGGGAAAMGAEEKEKEKVRVMVAIDDSGESFYSLQWVLDHLFGSQNNDEYLLNIIHVIEPFPTYMLPGAPAVFPSTSIVRSVNKAQEENASAILSRAIDMCTQTNQVHINTSIIEGDPKEMICDLAEQMQVDLIVIGSRGLGKIKRALMGSVSNYVIHHAKCPVLVVKTPTTKSMSSNA, encoded by the exons atggagAAGGGCATTGGTGAGGCATTTAGCTCAATACCCGAGGGCGGCGGCGCGGCGGCGATGGGAgcggaggagaaggagaaggagaaggtgAGAGTGATGGTGGCCATCGACGACAGTGGCGAGAGCTTCTATTCTCTGCAATGGGTTCTGGATCATCTCTTCGGATCGCAAAATAATGATGAATATTTGCTTAACATCATCCACGTCATCGAGCCCTTCCCCACCTACATGCTTCCCGGAGCTCCTG CGGTGTTCCCCTCAACTTCGATAGTAAGATCAGTGAATAAAGCCCAAGAAGAAAATGCATCCGCCATACTATCTCGTGCAATTGATATGTGCACTCAAACAAATCAG GTTCACATAAATACATCTATAATCGAAGGAGATCCGAAGGAAATGATATGCGACTTAGCCGAGCAGATGCAGGTTGATCTTATTGTTATAGGCAGTCGTGGGCTTGGAAAGATCAAGAG GGCATTGATGGGGAGTGTTAGCAACTACGTAATTCACCACGCCAAATGTCCGGTTCTCGTCGTAAAGACGCCAACGACTAAATCAATGTCTTCGAATGCTTGa